In Rhodospirillaceae bacterium, the genomic stretch AGAGATGGCTGTATTCGACGAATATGTCAACTGGAATTTTGCTGAATTTGTCTTGTGAGACGAAGCGTTTAGGCCCAATTTTAAAAACTCAGGAGAATCATAACCCGTAGAAAAGATAGACTCTAAACATGACAACATGCCCGTGCGGTTCTAAAAAAAATTTTGATGCCTGTTGCGAACCTATTATTGCAGGAACACCAGCCCCAACTGCCGAAGCATTAATGCGGTCTCGTTATTCCGCCTACGTCAAAGGCAATATCGACCACATTGAAAAGACCCACGGGAAAGAAGTCCGCGATGACTACAATAGATCAGCGGCGGAAAGCATGGCCAACAGCGTTAAGTGGCTCAGCCTGGACATAAGAGAAACAACGGGCGGCGGGACTGAGGATAATACAGGCACTGTCGAATTTGCTGCTACATTTCATCAGGATGGTGAAGACCGTATGCATCACGAACGCTCTGACTTCAAACGCGAACAAGGACAATGGGTGTATACGGGAGGCCAGATGAACCCCCGGGGTGAACCAAGACGAGTTCAAAAAGTTGGACGTAACGAACCCTGCCCCTGCGGATCAGGAAAAAAGTTCAAAAAATGCTGCGGTGCTGCATGATTATGATGGTCTAAAAAATGGAACGCCGTTTCGACTGTACCGCCTGCGGAAAATGTTGCACTGGTTGGTTGCCTTTGACCCTCGACGATGCACTCACACACGCTGACCGCTTCCCGCTTTTTGTCATTTGGAGCCCACTGCGCCAGGGTGGCAGATCGTTTGATGAAACTGCCCGACAGGGGCTCACCCTCAAGCTAAAACGGGGCAAGAAAGCCGCCGTTCGAATTTATCCAGCGTCCTATATCCCGCCGTCCATGGCGTGCTCTGAACTCACAGATGACGGCCTTTGCCGGCTTCACCCAAACAAGCCACTCCGCTGCCGCACCATGCCCTTTTCTGCGGCCCGTGATGAAACCGATCAAACCGATCTGTTGATCCCTAAGCCGGGCTGGCTCTGTGATACATCTGAAGAAGCCGCCGTTGTTTACCAAGGTAAAAAAGTGATCACGCGAGAAAGCTTTGATCTCGAACGTCACGCGCTTGAGCAGGACGCTGAAATTCTGGTCCCTTATGCTGAATGGCTACTGGAGAGCGTACCCACATTGAGACCGGAATTGATGAAGGTTGCCATGAAACCAACCGGCGGCCACATCGTCCTGAACTTTACGACATTAATTCCCCGAATGCCGAAGGTTGATATGTATGATTTCGCCGCCAAACAAGCGCCGGTGTTACGGACATTTGCCGAAAAAACCGCAAATATCCCGGAATTCGACGAATATCACCAACGCTACAATCGGTATGCCCGAGAATTAGATCGGATTAACAATTGAAACCAATCAAATGAATTGGGAAAATCTCAAACGCTTGTTAGGGTAGTGATCAAACGAGGGGGAGACATACGAAGTGCGAAATATTCATATCGACGGTGGTCGCCTTTGGGACACCCTGATGGAGATGGCGAAAATCGGTGCGACTCCGAAAGGTGGATGCCGTCGGTTGGCGCTGACCGATCTGGATAAGCAAGGCCGCGATCTATTTGTTTCCTGGTGTCAAAGTGCCGGCTGCACAGTCCGTGTGGATTCTATCGGCAATATGTTCGCCCGTCGCCCTGGCAAAGATAACACCTTGGCGCCAATCACCACAGGAAGCCACCTTGACACCCAGCCCAGCGGTGGGAAATTTGACGGCGTCCTGGGCGTGCTGGCGGGATTGGAAGTCATCCGCACCCTTAACGACCACAAAGTTGAAACCGAGGCTCCCGTCGAAGTCTGCGTCTGGACCAACGAAGAAGGCACCCGATTTGCTCCCTCCATGATGGGATCAGGCGTTTTTGCGGGGGCCTTCGATATTGACGAAATCAAAGCCGCCGAAGACACCGAGGGTGCAACACTTGGCGCAGAACTGGAACGCATTGGGTATGCCGGCGACGAACCCGCAGGCGGACACGAGATGGGCGCTTACTTCGAGCTGCACATCGAACAAGGGCCAATCTTGGAAGCCGAGGAAAAAACCATCGGCGTGGTGGGCGCTGCTAACGGCCAAGGCTGGTACGATATTACCGTCACCGGCCAAGATTCCCATGCGGGTCCGACCCCCATGCCTGCGCGAAAAGACGCCTTGGTCACAGCGTCGAAGATTGTGCAGGAAATTAATCGCATTGGTCACGATCATCCCCCCTTCGGTGCTGCCACTGTCGGCTTCATGCAGGTCAGCCCGAATTCCAGAAACGTGATCCCCGGCAAAGTTATATTTTCGGTTGATATGCGTCATCCAGAGGCTGAAGCACTGGCACATATGGAACAAGAATTACGAACCTATTGCGAAGACCTCTCCCAACAGACCGATATGGGTGTTGAAGTCTCCAAAATTTGGGCCTTGGAGCCGACACAATTTGACAAAGATTGTGTTGATGCAGTTCGGGAAGGCGCCACGCTTTGTGATTACGACCAAATGGAAATCGTCTCAGGTGCCGGGCATGATGCAATTTACGTCGCCCAAGTCGCACCAACCGCGATGATTTTTGTGCCCTGCGAAAACGGCATCAGTCACGCCGAAATTGAATATGCCAGCAAGGAACACTGCGCCGCCGGGTGTGATGTCCTGTTGCACGCGATCCTTAATCAAGCGGGCACAGCGGGCTAAGAAAAATAATTATGAAGAAGGAAACTCGTAAATGGCTTTAGATTTAATTTTACGCAATGCCCGCATTGTCGGCTCAGCCCCAGATGCGCCCTTGCAAGACATCGGAATTCAAGACGGGAAAATCACCGCCATAGAACCAGCACTGTCGGCCGAAGGCGAAGAAATTGAAGTCGAGGGCTGCATGGTGTCGCCGGGTCTGGTCGAAACGCATATTCATCTCGATAAGTCACGCATTCTCGACCGCAGTTCGCCGTCGCCCAACCGGGGTACCGACCACATGAAACGGGTGTCTGCTGTCAAACACACGTTTACGGTCGACGATGTCTACGAACGGGCACAGGCCTCTTTGGAATCCTGCCTGATCAATGGCACCACCCACATGCGCACCCATGTGGAAGTCGACCCCAACGTCGGCATGAATAGTTTTTACGCATTGGAACAACTGGTCAAAGATTACGCCTGGGCGATTGACCTCGACCTCTGCGTCTTCATACAAGAAGGACTAACCGGCGTCCCCGGCGCCGACGAAAATTTAGTCGCGGGGGTGGAACGCGGTGCCGAGGCAATTGGTGGCGCGCCCAGTTATGATAGCGACCGCCCCGCGCAAATCCGCCGTATATTCGAGCTCGCCAAGGAATATGACATCGACGTTGATATTCACCTCGATGTCGGGCACGTCGCCGAAGACATGGATATTCATTTGGTGTGTGAACTGACCGAGCAAATCGGCTGGGGCGGACGGGTCGCCATCGGGCATGGTTCCAAGTACGCGGCCATGAACCCAGCCGAATTGGCCGAATTGGGCAAAAAACTTTCTGATTACGGCGTCACGGTTACTGTCCTACCGGCAACTGATCTGTTCACCCAAGGCCGCCACCAAGACCACAGCGTTATTCGCGGTGTCGCCGACGTCAACGCCCTGATGAACGGCGGCGCAAATTGCTGCCTGTCGACCAATAACATCCTCAACCCGTTCACCCCTTTCGGTGATGGCTCCATGGTGCGCATGGCCAACATGTACGCCAACGTCGCCCAACGCGGCACAGCCGACGAACTCACCCAATGCTTCGACATGCTAAGCTACAGCCCCGCCAAACTGCTTGGTCGAGACGACTACGGCGTTGAAGTCGGCAAGCAAGCCGACCTCGTCGTCTGGGACGCGAAAACAGCCGACGAAACCATCGCCACCAACGCGCAAGCGCTTTTCGGCTTTAAACGCGGGCGGCGGACGTTTACGAGGACGCGGGCAGAGTTGCATCGGCCGTAACACAGCATCTTGCCGATTGAGGCAAGCCGATCTATTCTGAGTTGCGTTCGCAATTAGTTGGTTCGAGGAGAAGATAGATGCAGTTGATCGATCTGAGTAAAGATCTCACCCATATGATGCCGCGGCTGCCTAATCACCCATCTATTGTTATTACGAATTACGCCACACATGACGAGGTTCGTGAAGCGGATGGGTATGAGTTTACATGCTCAACCCTGTCGCTTGCGATGGGGGATCATTCCGGCACACACGTTGATGCGCCAATTCACTTCGATTCCAGCCATCAAGCGAAATCCATAGATGAGACGCCGTTGGAGGATTATTTCACCGAGGCGGTATGTCTGGACCTGTCACACAAGGAACTAAAATCTGACATTTCCATCGATGATCTGAAAAAAGCAATCGAGGTCGCAGGCGTGGATATTCGGCCTCGTGATACGGTGCTGCTGCACATGGACTATCACCGCCGGGCGCAAGGCACACCCGGATACTTGACCGACTTTCCGGGACTGACAAAGGAATCTGCAACCTGGCTCGGCGAACTAGAGATCGTAAGTTTCGGCGTCGAAGCGGTGAGCCCTGGGCGACCGGGGCGGCATAATTTTGAGGTCCATCACGTTTGTCGGGATTTGGGCTTCACCCATATGGAAGGCCTCGTCAATATGGAGAAACTTGTGGGCAAGGGCCGCTTCAAATTTATTGGGTTCCCACTGAAGATCAAGGGCGGAACAGGAAGCCCGATCCGCGCTGTTGCCTGGCTTGATGGCTAAATAAAAGCCACGCCTCGAAGGGCGCGGCTTAAATCGTTTAGACTTTTCAGAACGGCTTAGTTCTTAGACTTATCGACCAAAGCATTTTCTGAAATCCACGGCATCATGTCGCGCAGCCGCTGACTGACTTCTTCGATGTGGTTGGCTTCGGACGCCTTACGTTGGGCTTTAAAGCTTGGGCAACCAGCTTCGTTTTCAAGCATCCAATCGCGCACGAATTTTCCTTTTTGAATGTCGTCCAAAATATCCTTCATACGTTCCTTAACACCCGCATCGATGACCCGAGGACCACTGGTGTAGTCGCCGTATTCAGCGGTGTTGGAAATCGAATAACGCATGTTGGCGAGGCCGCCTTCATAGATCAGATCGACAATCAATTTAACTTCGTGCACGCATTCGAAGTAAGCCATTTCAGGTGCGTACCCAGCTTCGACTAAGGTATCGAACCCAGCTTGGATCATTGAGGTCAAACCGCCGCAAAGCACCGCCTGCTCACCAAATAAGTCAGTTTCGCATTCTTCCTTAAATGTCGTGCCGATAACACCGGCGCGGCCACCCCCGATGGCTGACGCATAGGCCAGTCCAATATCGTGGGTGTTGCCGCTGGCGTCTTGTTCAATAGCCAGCAAGCACGGAACACCGGCACCACGGACGTATTCAGAACGCACCGTGTGGCCCGGGCCCTTCGGCGCAACCATAAAGACGTCGAGATCAGGACGGGGTTCGATCAGTTGAAAGTGAACGCAAAGACCATGAGCGAAAGCAAGCGCTGCGCCCTGCTTCATGTTGTCACGCAGGTCCGCCGCGTAAAGTTTGGCCTGGCCTTCATCCGGGGTCAGGACCATAACGATGTCGGCCCAGGCTGCCGCTTCAGCATTCGACATGACCTTAAGGCCTTCGCCTTCGGCTTTGGCGATGCTGCCGGAACCCGGACGCAGACCGATCACCACATCCTTCACACCACTGTCGCGCAAGTTAAGCGCGTGGGCATGACCTTGGCTACCATAGCCAAGGACGGCGATCTTCTTCTCTTTAATCATGTTAACGTCGGCGTCTCTATCGTAGTAAACTTGCATAGTCTTACCTCTTCAAAGGAACCAAATTGGTCAAATTAGAAATTACGAAATGAAGCTTTATACCAAATTGCAGTAATAATGACTCATAGAGATCGCAAATACGGTCCGTCGGGTAGGAGAAATGTCGCAGGCGATGCCTGGCATCGGCAAGATTTTTGGACGCCCTCCGACGGGCCATATTTGCGACCAAAGCGGCGACATACCAAGGCTTTCGGGCAGCGTCAAGCACGCCTTGTGATGCAGAGCATCACCGCGCCGCACGCTCCTTGCCGAAAACCTTGGTATGTCGTCTCTATGGGTCATTATTACTGCAACTTGGTATTAGGTGAGCGGATCAATTCCCCGCGCAATGGCAGCGACGCCGGTGCGCGAAACATCGATAAGCCCCAATGGCTCCATGAGTTTAATAAAAGCATCCAACTTCCCGGTGTCTCCGACGATTTCGAAAACGAATGATTCGTTGGAACTATCAAGGGCGCGAGCCCGAAAGATATCCGCGATGCGCAAAGCTTCGACACGCGCGTCGCCGGTCCCTTGGACCTTTACCAACGCCAGTTCCCGTTCCACATGCGCCCCAAACAATGTCAGGTCCCGCACATTATGAACCGGAACCAAACGGCCCAGTTGCGCCTTGATCTGTTCGATAATCATCGGTGTGCCTGAGGTTACAATGGTAATGCGCGAAAGATTTTCGTGGATGTCTGTTTCCGCCACGGTCAAGCTCTCGATGTTATACCCGCGACCGGAAAACAACCCGACCACGCGCGCCAATACGCCGGATTCATTATCAACCAGAACCGCGATGGTGTGCTTTTCAATTGTCGTTTCGATCGGTGTCACGTTCTTATTTCCCAGAAATTTTACCCGAAAATAGTCTCAGTACTCTAAACCAGAACCATGCCTTCTTCGGATATGGGTTGTTCAGCCTTATCCTCTGGTCCCAGTAACATTTCGTTGTGCGCCGCACCAGATGGAATCATCGGGAACACATTCTCCGCCGGATCAACACAGATATCAGCGATGACCGCCTTGTCCGAGTCGATCATGGCTTTGATCACGTCATCCAATTCATCAAGCTTGGTCGCCCGCAGGCCTTCGGCCTGAAATGCTTCGGCCAATTTAACGAAATCGGGCAGCGAGTCCATGTAACTTTCAGCATATCGGCCACCATGCAACAATTCCTGCCATTGGCGCACCATGCCAAGATACTGGTTGTTCAAGATGAAAACCTTCACCGGCAATTTACACTGAGCAATTGTCGACATTTCCTGAATGTTCATCAGGGTCGATGCTTCGCCAGCAATATCAACAACCAATGCCTCCGGGTGCGCCACTTGCACGCCCATGGCCGCAGGCAAACCATAGCCCATGGTAC encodes the following:
- a CDS encoding YkgJ family cysteine cluster protein yields the protein MERRFDCTACGKCCTGWLPLTLDDALTHADRFPLFVIWSPLRQGGRSFDETARQGLTLKLKRGKKAAVRIYPASYIPPSMACSELTDDGLCRLHPNKPLRCRTMPFSAARDETDQTDLLIPKPGWLCDTSEEAAVVYQGKKVITRESFDLERHALEQDAEILVPYAEWLLESVPTLRPELMKVAMKPTGGHIVLNFTTLIPRMPKVDMYDFAAKQAPVLRTFAEKTANIPEFDEYHQRYNRYARELDRINN
- a CDS encoding Zn-dependent hydrolase gives rise to the protein MRNIHIDGGRLWDTLMEMAKIGATPKGGCRRLALTDLDKQGRDLFVSWCQSAGCTVRVDSIGNMFARRPGKDNTLAPITTGSHLDTQPSGGKFDGVLGVLAGLEVIRTLNDHKVETEAPVEVCVWTNEEGTRFAPSMMGSGVFAGAFDIDEIKAAEDTEGATLGAELERIGYAGDEPAGGHEMGAYFELHIEQGPILEAEEKTIGVVGAANGQGWYDITVTGQDSHAGPTPMPARKDALVTASKIVQEINRIGHDHPPFGAATVGFMQVSPNSRNVIPGKVIFSVDMRHPEAEALAHMEQELRTYCEDLSQQTDMGVEVSKIWALEPTQFDKDCVDAVREGATLCDYDQMEIVSGAGHDAIYVAQVAPTAMIFVPCENGISHAEIEYASKEHCAAGCDVLLHAILNQAGTAG
- a CDS encoding amidohydrolase family protein, which translates into the protein MALDLILRNARIVGSAPDAPLQDIGIQDGKITAIEPALSAEGEEIEVEGCMVSPGLVETHIHLDKSRILDRSSPSPNRGTDHMKRVSAVKHTFTVDDVYERAQASLESCLINGTTHMRTHVEVDPNVGMNSFYALEQLVKDYAWAIDLDLCVFIQEGLTGVPGADENLVAGVERGAEAIGGAPSYDSDRPAQIRRIFELAKEYDIDVDIHLDVGHVAEDMDIHLVCELTEQIGWGGRVAIGHGSKYAAMNPAELAELGKKLSDYGVTVTVLPATDLFTQGRHQDHSVIRGVADVNALMNGGANCCLSTNNILNPFTPFGDGSMVRMANMYANVAQRGTADELTQCFDMLSYSPAKLLGRDDYGVEVGKQADLVVWDAKTADETIATNAQALFGFKRGRRTFTRTRAELHRP
- a CDS encoding cyclase family protein, encoding MQLIDLSKDLTHMMPRLPNHPSIVITNYATHDEVREADGYEFTCSTLSLAMGDHSGTHVDAPIHFDSSHQAKSIDETPLEDYFTEAVCLDLSHKELKSDISIDDLKKAIEVAGVDIRPRDTVLLHMDYHRRAQGTPGYLTDFPGLTKESATWLGELEIVSFGVEAVSPGRPGRHNFEVHHVCRDLGFTHMEGLVNMEKLVGKGRFKFIGFPLKIKGGTGSPIRAVAWLDG
- the ilvC gene encoding ketol-acid reductoisomerase, which codes for MQVYYDRDADVNMIKEKKIAVLGYGSQGHAHALNLRDSGVKDVVIGLRPGSGSIAKAEGEGLKVMSNAEAAAWADIVMVLTPDEGQAKLYAADLRDNMKQGAALAFAHGLCVHFQLIEPRPDLDVFMVAPKGPGHTVRSEYVRGAGVPCLLAIEQDASGNTHDIGLAYASAIGGGRAGVIGTTFKEECETDLFGEQAVLCGGLTSMIQAGFDTLVEAGYAPEMAYFECVHEVKLIVDLIYEGGLANMRYSISNTAEYGDYTSGPRVIDAGVKERMKDILDDIQKGKFVRDWMLENEAGCPSFKAQRKASEANHIEEVSQRLRDMMPWISENALVDKSKN
- the ilvN gene encoding acetolactate synthase small subunit produces the protein METTIEKHTIAVLVDNESGVLARVVGLFSGRGYNIESLTVAETDIHENLSRITIVTSGTPMIIEQIKAQLGRLVPVHNVRDLTLFGAHVERELALVKVQGTGDARVEALRIADIFRARALDSSNESFVFEIVGDTGKLDAFIKLMEPLGLIDVSRTGVAAIARGIDPLT